In one Sphingobacterium daejeonense genomic region, the following are encoded:
- the ligA gene encoding NAD-dependent DNA ligase LigA produces MSVDIQAKIEELTRELNEYNYQYYVLAQPSISDYDFDHKLKELEALEIQYPEFRDPNSPTLKVGGDITQRFNTVRHKWPMMSLGNTYNEQELKDFDGRVRKVVGDQVQYVAELKFDGLSISISYENGKLVQAVTRGDGTQGDEVTNNVKTIRSIPHQLRKGNYPPSFDIRGEIFMHKSAFLRLNKEREDNGEQTYANPRNFASGTIKLQDSGEVAKRPLDCFLYFLYCDNRNKLFHDHRHSIEEVKSWGFPVCEHSKLCNSIDEVLEFIHYWDDARHKLTYEIDGIVIKVNDFAQQEELGFTAKSPRWAISYKFKAERVETILNSISYQVGRTGAVTPVANLKPVLLAGTTVKRASLHNANEIARLDLHEHDTVFVEKGGEIIPKIIGANVEKRPEGTKAFEYPSTCPECNTPLIREEGEAVHYCPNEDGCKPQIVGKLQHFIGRKMMDIQGLGDETIETFYKLGLIRKIADIYTLIDRKDELVGIERFGQKSIDNMLNGIEQSKNKPFEKVLFALGIRHIGETVAKKLAQHFKNIEAIKNSTVDEILSVQDIGLRIADSIHAYLTNPEHWEEIEKLKSLGLQFEIEEKEIQLAGDSLSGKTFLISGVFADYSREELTELIEAHGGKMLSSISSKLNYLVAGDKMGPSKLAKAEKLQIPMISEAQLLSMINE; encoded by the coding sequence ATGTCTGTAGATATTCAAGCGAAAATAGAAGAACTTACCCGTGAGCTAAACGAATATAATTATCAATATTATGTGTTAGCTCAACCCTCCATTTCGGATTACGATTTTGACCATAAATTGAAGGAACTGGAGGCTTTGGAAATTCAATATCCTGAATTTAGAGACCCGAACTCCCCTACCCTAAAAGTTGGTGGTGATATTACACAAAGGTTTAATACTGTCCGTCATAAATGGCCTATGATGTCTTTGGGCAATACCTATAACGAACAGGAATTAAAAGATTTTGATGGAAGGGTAAGAAAAGTAGTTGGAGATCAAGTTCAGTATGTAGCTGAGTTGAAGTTCGACGGTTTATCGATCTCAATATCTTATGAAAACGGCAAACTCGTCCAGGCAGTGACACGTGGGGATGGTACACAAGGTGATGAAGTTACTAATAATGTAAAAACAATCCGCAGTATTCCACATCAATTGAGGAAAGGGAATTATCCGCCAAGTTTCGATATCCGTGGCGAGATTTTCATGCATAAATCTGCTTTTCTGAGGTTGAACAAAGAGCGTGAAGACAATGGGGAACAAACCTATGCCAACCCAAGGAATTTTGCATCCGGCACAATCAAGCTTCAGGATTCTGGAGAGGTGGCCAAAAGACCTTTAGATTGCTTCCTGTACTTTCTGTACTGTGACAATAGAAATAAATTGTTCCATGATCATAGGCATAGCATCGAAGAAGTCAAATCTTGGGGCTTCCCAGTCTGTGAACATTCAAAACTTTGTAATTCTATTGACGAGGTTTTGGAATTCATCCATTATTGGGATGATGCCCGCCACAAACTGACTTATGAAATCGATGGCATTGTAATCAAAGTCAATGATTTCGCACAACAAGAGGAATTAGGCTTTACCGCTAAATCACCACGTTGGGCTATATCTTATAAATTCAAAGCTGAGCGTGTCGAAACGATCTTGAACAGCATTAGTTATCAGGTTGGAAGAACCGGAGCTGTTACTCCTGTTGCCAATTTAAAACCAGTTTTGTTAGCTGGCACAACGGTAAAAAGAGCTTCTTTACATAATGCAAATGAAATTGCTCGTCTGGATCTACATGAACACGATACTGTATTTGTCGAAAAAGGAGGTGAAATAATCCCTAAAATCATTGGTGCAAATGTTGAAAAAAGACCAGAAGGAACAAAAGCATTTGAATATCCAAGTACATGTCCTGAATGTAATACTCCATTAATTCGAGAAGAGGGTGAAGCTGTACATTATTGCCCAAATGAAGATGGCTGCAAACCTCAAATAGTAGGAAAGCTGCAGCACTTTATAGGCAGAAAAATGATGGATATTCAAGGTTTGGGAGATGAAACAATAGAAACATTCTACAAGCTTGGATTGATTCGCAAAATAGCAGATATCTATACTTTGATTGATAGAAAGGATGAGTTGGTCGGTATTGAACGTTTTGGTCAGAAGTCTATTGACAATATGCTAAATGGTATTGAACAATCTAAAAATAAACCTTTCGAGAAGGTGCTATTTGCTTTGGGAATTCGCCATATTGGAGAGACGGTAGCAAAAAAACTTGCGCAACACTTTAAAAATATCGAGGCAATCAAGAATTCCACTGTAGACGAAATATTGTCAGTACAGGATATAGGACTCCGGATAGCAGACAGTATACATGCGTATCTGACAAATCCTGAACATTGGGAAGAGATTGAAAAACTCAAATCCTTAGGCCTTCAGTTCGAAATAGAAGAAAAAGAAATACAACTCGCCGGAGATAGTTTATCGGGCAAAACGTTTTTGATTTCCGGTGTATTTGCAGATTATTCCCGGGAAGAATTGACGGAATTGATCGAGGCGCACGGTGGCAAGATGCTGAGCAGTATTTCTTCAAAGCTGAATTATTTAGTTGCTGGTGATAAAATGGGTCCATCAAAACTGGCAAAGGCAGAAAAACTTCAGATTCCGATGATTTCTGAAGCTCAACTGCTATCAATGATTAATGAATAA
- a CDS encoding glycosyltransferase family 2 protein, protein MSNYPKVAVVILNWNGKYFLEKFLPSVFNSTYPNIEFIIGDNGSTDDSISYVEENFPMFKIIKNTENLGFAGGYNEILKRVEADYYILLNSDVEVTEGWIEPVIQQMEADPLLVACQPKIQSYHNKGEFEHAGAAGGYIDYFGFPFCRGRILDKVEKDHGQYNDAREVFWATGAALFIKSNAWKEAEGFDADFFAHFEEIDLCWRLKKMGYKVGYCPNSLVFHVGGGTLKTSNPHKNISQFQEQFSDDPKKPFFYDGCMDYCLQIVVGFICFDQIFI, encoded by the coding sequence ATGTCAAATTACCCGAAAGTTGCAGTTGTCATATTAAATTGGAACGGGAAGTATTTCTTGGAGAAATTCCTTCCTTCGGTATTTAATAGCACATACCCAAATATTGAATTTATCATTGGTGACAATGGTTCTACAGATGATTCTATTTCCTATGTAGAAGAGAATTTCCCAATGTTCAAGATAATCAAAAACACAGAGAATCTAGGTTTTGCTGGTGGTTACAATGAAATCTTAAAACGTGTTGAAGCCGATTATTACATCTTGCTTAACTCCGATGTGGAAGTTACTGAGGGCTGGATTGAACCTGTAATACAGCAAATGGAGGCAGATCCATTATTAGTCGCTTGTCAGCCAAAAATTCAGTCTTATCATAATAAGGGTGAATTTGAGCATGCTGGTGCAGCGGGTGGATACATAGACTATTTTGGTTTCCCATTCTGTAGGGGAAGGATCTTGGATAAGGTAGAAAAAGATCATGGTCAGTACAACGATGCTCGAGAAGTATTTTGGGCAACAGGTGCAGCATTATTCATTAAGTCAAATGCATGGAAAGAGGCTGAAGGGTTTGATGCAGATTTCTTCGCCCATTTTGAAGAAATTGACCTCTGTTGGAGACTAAAAAAAATGGGTTATAAAGTTGGTTACTGTCCAAACTCATTAGTATTCCATGTTGGTGGTGGTACTTTGAAAACAAGCAACCCCCACAAAAACATATCTCAATTTCAGGAACAATTTAGTGATGATCCAAAAAAACCATTCTTTTATGATGGCTGTATGGATTATTGCTTGCAGATTGTGGTGGGATTTATTTGCTTTGATCAAATTTTTATTTGA
- a CDS encoding lysophospholipid acyltransferase family protein: MKEKLIYGTWYLISLLPFWCLYVLSDFLFILIYYVFGYRKKVVLQNLRNAFPEKSEKEIKDIAYKFYRYFPDLIVESIKMASIKPEEVIKRIELLNPEEVYQYTEKGKGVIGVTSHYGNWELSIHRLSLMMDVPELIIYKPLNNKVFNNIHNGIRSRFGAEMVPMKQILRHIIKLKNHPHISMFVADQTPTYQDSDYFMEFLNQETLVYTGTERIARLMKFPVVFCEVRRKEKRGYYSCKFTTLVVNPDEYPEHEITHIHNRFTERIIKEEPAYWLWSHRRWKRKRRN, encoded by the coding sequence ATGAAGGAAAAACTCATTTACGGAACATGGTATTTAATTTCTCTCCTTCCCTTTTGGTGCTTATATGTCCTCTCTGATTTCCTTTTCATCTTAATCTATTACGTTTTTGGGTACCGAAAAAAGGTGGTTTTACAAAACTTACGGAATGCTTTCCCAGAGAAATCAGAGAAAGAAATCAAAGATATTGCATACAAATTCTATCGTTATTTCCCCGATTTGATCGTAGAGTCGATCAAGATGGCAAGTATTAAACCTGAAGAAGTAATTAAGAGAATTGAATTGTTAAATCCAGAGGAGGTTTACCAGTATACAGAAAAAGGCAAAGGTGTTATTGGTGTAACCTCTCACTATGGCAATTGGGAACTTTCAATCCATCGCCTTTCTTTGATGATGGATGTACCTGAACTAATTATATATAAACCTTTGAACAACAAAGTTTTCAACAATATCCACAATGGTATACGATCAAGGTTTGGAGCTGAGATGGTACCGATGAAACAAATCCTCAGACATATTATTAAATTGAAAAATCATCCACATATTAGTATGTTTGTAGCCGACCAGACACCTACCTATCAGGATTCTGATTATTTTATGGAATTTTTGAACCAAGAAACTTTGGTTTATACCGGCACTGAAAGAATTGCTCGGTTAATGAAGTTCCCGGTAGTTTTCTGTGAGGTCAGGAGAAAAGAAAAAAGAGGATATTACTCATGCAAGTTTACGACCTTGGTCGTAAATCCAGATGAATACCCAGAACATGAGATCACGCATATTCATAATCGTTTTACAGAACGTATTATAAAAGAAGAACCAGCCTATTGGCTATGGTCTCATCGTAGATGGAAGCGTAAAAGAAGAAATTAA